A single Anopheles maculipalpis chromosome 3RL, idAnoMacuDA_375_x, whole genome shotgun sequence DNA region contains:
- the LOC126560386 gene encoding uncharacterized protein LOC126560386: MAPLPTLPPNVAGRERNHHHHHHRRRAHGLYFHSSPPKVLQMNNHLAAKDNDYRSRDAIKPSNIRIWLHHKQMSKLAKVLWAGQGMRLRTETSHHPRMKRFLECVPHVMGVIKDIHQAVIDNDLDVLKEKTAPPAPRVILTSKDANGLTPLHKAAGLAHTQIVEYILSVWPSLSSDEDHTGKTPLHWAASAKNNARSFNLLVQAGADETALDDRNKAAEHYKNKPSDIDRSLLSVIPEAPRISQQGFPAYFDWAMFTLPDDSDEGSQPTRMKPFLSQNNLLDAETPEDGVGVADTVSKSKSVHNLTNGVLTELGREERQTNGVESTDKPQVEEDEAVDDTQKEADEEQDVAQSEKEDNREEPTDEQDGTVVEHDEEISIPTEAAETDAPDVSNEQVDRDGDDQTQETQQTESDVADIAEGLSENNDDQLAPEPNATDTAEVNENGHSDEPEVEQDASRNSSAREATAGSAKSNELDKTSDTEIEKDVDSSPVAGEEAEVSKDSLEQVVAKDEEIEQDSLGKDLEPEEHVTDGDREPSAASDKGSIKTTSSQPGSRATTGKSIKSTMLAVEQQTDLEEHTSRKSSAAVVSNGLAPSHGVEENSEPEGTPENRYELASARSGRHRTYPNSAKESITSPSRPPSGTDAPVESISRVASSTLTTARTSGNSSTKNRKASIGSRKSISSKTENGVEDDGDDSETNDDSNNADVQIASYRTPDEKSTTTRIESAASDRQKHSPNQPKSAQKMVDEKSIEQQTEPSNAADTTTQPSAETVPLASANGAELSSQVLEIEGTVQGEPDQGQLQSQNEQPVELNEQPNIQQTVQDAIDAADLEQLAAIVLNGEGKQLIGRKSEQSEIQAFLDNVPAYMGKIRRVHLAAREGSLRDLQSALDRRKFATAKDEVSPHGATPLHVATIFGHAGIVRYLAGRFPETLSATDDDGRTPLHYAATLKDNGHFYNLLTHLGANPKVEDNLNHSAEYYLGHVQSQGILSHRQLLRDYGAKEELADEMLNDQVPDDLHSARRPLDDVDTLTTLERCFKIIHEPIDDLVKAVGLPTNSVPGSASSLRILITSYLARFLKRSVFDKVKKRQTRLDHNLFDVIWPAMKKATKEKRMDEDLNVGIVIPDYDVFVVFQEFLVPLIKDVHCMEATQPFMPHPAIQYFPRYAINDQQAETGATSATSNNGNILRENPDSIQLNLDTSGKYITGCVIECARNLDAYEFPLNLGIAQLEQVERVITARVLSMDFVRAIGETELGTYYSMNEILENPSEIRTILATNGLLIALLDHTDPYQTAESIAINGRYWPYGRGVYVSVDGDLVVWVNAQDHLRLLCCTESKDPASIGAAYSKVGRAMNYLEEWIQFKHSYFLGNLLSRPSFLGTGLKFTLTLVLPHLRKEQENLRHLCVVRGLHLLTDDGHPSVRMCNMRSLAQTEWQLFQDFSSAITNVVALEKELSMSNSLHIAATLLRIFRKKKHSLAAEGSAQQN, translated from the exons TACTCCAAATGAACAACCATTTAGCAGCAAAGGACAACGATTACAGGAGCAGAGACG CGATCAAACCGTCCAACATTCGAATATGGTTGCACCACAAGCAGATGTCCAAGCTGGCGAAAGTGCTCTGGGCAGGTCAGGGTATGCGGCTCCGGACGGAAACTTCACACCATCCGCGCATGAAGCGATTCCTTGAGTGTGTTCCGCACGTCATG GGCGTAATTAAAGACATTCATCAGGCCGTAATAGACAACGATCTGGATGtgttgaaggaaaaaacagCTCCTCCGGCACCGAGAGTTATACTCACCAGTAAGGATGCGAACGGTTTGACACCCCTGCATAAGGCCGCCGGcttagcacacacacagatcgTCGAATACATTCTGTCCGTGTGGCCGAGCCTGTCGTCGGATGAGGATCACACCGGCAAAACACCGCTCCATTGGGCGGCCAGCGCGAAAAACAACGCGCGTAGCTTTAATCTGCTCGTGCAGGCTGGTGCAGACGAAACGGCACTGGACGAT CGCAACAAAGCAGCTGAACACTACAAGAACAAACCGAGCGATATAGATCGATCGTTGCTGTCCGTCATCCCGGAAGCGCCCCGAATATCGCAGCAAGGTTTCCCGGCTTATTTCGATTGGGCCATGTTTACGCTCCCGGACGATTCCGATGAG GGTTCACAGCCAACGCGAATGAAACCGTTTCTTTCGCAGAATAATCTACTGGATGCGGAAACACCGGAGGATGGTGTCGGGGTGGCCGACACGGTCAGCAAATCGAAATCGGTTCACAATCTCACGAACGGTGTGCTGACCGAGCTGGGCCGAGAGGAGCGGCAAACTAACGGTGTGGAGAG CACGGACAAACCCCAAGTTGAGGAGGACGAGGCAGTAGACGACACACAGAAGGAGGCAGATGAGGAGCAGGATGTGGCGCAGTCCGAAAAGGAGGACAATCGTGAAGAACCAACGGACGAACAG GACGGGACGGTAGTGGAGCATGATGAAGAAATTAGTATTCCAACGGAAGCGGCAGAAACTGATGCACCGGATGTATCGAACGAACAGGTAGACCGGGACGGTGATGATCAAACGcaagaaacacaacaaaccgaaTCGGATGTCGCCGATATCGCTGAAGGGTTGTCTGAAAATAATGACGACCAGCTAGCACCCGAACCGAATGCAACGGATACGGCTGAAGTAAACGAAAATGGCCATTCGGATGAACCGGAAGTCGAACAAGATGCAAGCCGTAACTCGTCCGCTAGAGAAGCTACAGCTGGTAGTGCTAAAAGCAACGAGTTAGACAAAACATCTGACACGGAAATCGAAAAGGATGTCGACTCTTCACCAGTCGCGGGTGAAGAAGCGGAAGTGTCAAAGGACAGTCTGGAACAGGTTGTAgcaaaagatgaagaaatcgAACAGGATAGTCTCGGCAAGGATTTGGAACCGGAAGAGCATGTTACGGATGGTGATCGTGAGCCTTCTGCTGCATCCGATAAAGGATCGATTAAAACCACGAGCTCTCAGCCCGGTTCAAGAGCAACCACAGGGAAGAGTATTAAATCGACCATGCTTGCCGTAGAACAGCAAACTGATTTAGAGGAGCACACTAGTAGAAAATCTTCTGCTGCAGTTGTCTCGAACGGATTGGCACCATCACATGGAGTAGAAGAAAACTCTGAGCCGGAAGGTACGCCAGAAAATCGCTATGAGCTAGCATCCGCTCGAAGTGGACGCCATCGAACGTATCCAAACTCGGCGAAGGAATCGATCACGTCACCATCGCGTCCACCAAGCGGTACCGATGCGCCAGTAGAATCCATATCACGGGTGGCATCGTCAACGCTCACCACAGCCCGTACATCGGGCAATTCATCTACCAAAAATCGGAAAGCATCTATCGGTTCACGGAAATCGATCAGCTCGAAAACGGAAAACGGTGTTGAAGACGATGGTGACGATTCGGAAACAAACGATGATTCAAATAATGCAGATGTGCAGATCGCTAGTTACCGTACGCCCGATGAG AAATCGACTACAACGCGTATCGAAAGTGCTGCGAGCGACCGGCAAAAGCATTCTCCCAATCAACCAAAATCAGCACAAAAAATGGTGGATGAAAAATCGATTGAACAACAGACAGAACCATCCAACGCAGCAGACACAACAACGCAACCGAGCGCAGAAACGGTCCCGCTAGCATCAGCCAATGGTGCGGAACTTTCTAGCCAGGTGCTGGAAATAGAAGGCACAGTACAAGGCGAACCAGATCAAGGACAGCTCCAGTCACAGAACGAACAGCCAGTAGAACTTAACGAGCAGCCGAAC ATACAGCAAACAGTGCAGGACGCTATTGATGCTGCAGATTTGGAGCAGCTTGCTGCGATTGTGCTGAATGGCGAGGGTAAGCAGTTGATTGGACGCAAATCGGAGCAGTCGGAAATACAGGCCTTCCTGGACAATGTTCCGGCGTACATG GGTAAAATACGGCGCGTTCATCTGGCAGCACGCGAGGGTAGCCTGCGTGATTTACAGTCGGCACTGGACAGACGTAAATTTGCCACGGCAAAGGATGAGGTCTCACCGCACGGCGCAACACCCCTCCATGTGGCGACAATATTCGGTCATGCAG GCATTGTGCGATATCTGGCTGGTCGCTTCCCGGAAACACTCAGTGCGACGGATGACGATGGACGAACGCCACTACACTATGCGGCCACGCTGAAGGACAACGGTCACTTTTACAATCTTCTAACACATCTCGGAGCCAACCCGAAGGTGGAGGATAAT CTCAACCATTCGGCCGAATACTATCTGGGTCACGTGCAGTCCCAGGGCATCCTTTCCCATCGACAACTGTTGCGCGACTATGGTGCCAAGGAGGAACTCGCCGATGAGATGCTGAACGATCAAG TTCCAGACGATCTTCACAGTGCCCGCCGTCCGTTGGACGATGTCGACACGCTGACGACACTCGAACGATGCTTCAAAATAATCCACGAACCCATCGACGATCTAGTGAAAGCGGTCGGTCTACCCACCAACAGTGTCCCCGGCAGTGCATCGTCTCTTCGCATCCTGATCACCTCGTACCTGGCGCGCTTTCTAAAGCGCAGTGTATTCGATAAGGTGAAAAAGCGACAAACACGGCTGGATCACAATCTGTTCGACGTGATATGGCCGGCGATGAAGAAGGCGACCAAAGAGAAGCGGATGGATGAGGATCTGAACGTTGGTATCGTCATACCGGACTACGATGTGTTCGTCGTGTTCCAGGAGTTTCTGGTACCACTGATAAAGGACGTTCACTGTATGGAGGCGACCCAACCATTTATGCCACACCCGGCGATCCAATACTTTCCGCGCTATGCAATAAACGATCAACAGGCAGAAACAGGAGCTACCTCAGCAACTAGCAACAATGGTAACATACTGCGTGAAAACCCCGACAGTATACAGCTAAACCTGGATACGTCGGGAAAGTACATTACCGGATGTGTTATCGAGTGTGCCCGCAATCTGGACGCGTACGAGTTTCCGCTCAATCTAGGTATCGCTCAGCTGGAGCAGGTTGAGCGTGTTATTACCGCGAGGGTACTATCAATGGATTTTGTGCGTGCCATCGGTGAGACGGAACTCGGCACGTACTACAGCATGAATGAAATCTTGGAAAACCCGTCCGAAATTCGTACTATCCTCGCTACAAATGGACTGCTCATAGCGTTGCTGGATCATACCGATCCGTACCAAACGGCCGAATCAATCGCCATTAATGGACGGTACTGGCCGTACGGTCGTGGTGTGTACGTCAGTGTCGACGGTGATTTGGTGGTGTGGGTCAACGCACAGGATCATCTGAGGCTACTGTGCTGTACGGAAAGTAAGGACCCAGCGTCGATTGGGGCAGCGTACTCGAAGGTAGGGCGTGCCATGAACTACCTCGAAGAGTGGATCCAGTTCAAGCATAGTTACTTCCTTGGCAATCTTCTATCAAGGCCATCATTCCTTGGCACCGGTCTAAAGTTTACCCTAACGCTTGTACTGCCCCATCTTCGCAAGGAACAGGAAAATCTGCGCCATCTGTGCGTTGTACGCGGTTTGCATCTTCTAACCGATGATGGACACCCCTCGGTGCGAATGTGCAACATGCGCAGTCTCGCCCAAACCGAGTGGCAACTGTTTCAGGATTTTAGCAGCGCCATTACGAACGTCGTCGCACTCGAGAAGGAGCTATCAATGTCGAACTCGCTACACATCGCTGCAACGCTATTAAGGATATTTCGTAAGAAGAAGCATAGCCTGGCTGCGGAGGGTTCCGCACAGCAAAACTGA
- the LOC126560387 gene encoding uncharacterized protein LOC126560387 produces MVTDAKLGEQQVEIPLFRTEEGRYLATSLGDPLIKGLTEVANKRPPDPITYLANYLFNFANQKSKTGGRKESDNDSNNNFIEGSVKQAPGKEVESSSKQTIQPEPIQGSVGPPQPMEPNVREDSQPSPDEPDMVPAPSDDRDEHGQSMLHFACARSHGRNALIQLIEESGTNITYRDELYRTARDVALQATQPDNAKEIDRYIIGLVAKGDLDALNSMLLEGYDHIMDVVAPDGTTIEQVASSRGHQDIVRFLEGIRTFEENRENLLGAVRQKKFETVVNLTKLPDGAKLVRAKNYYGRCSLHIAILMENEDIVDYLASNFKAALKIGDNLERTPLHYAMGVSNVEALSRILIKNGSKRVLKDLKGRQPSYYFMNKADILRLQEEEKE; encoded by the exons ATGGTAACAGACGCAA AGCTAGGCGAGCAACAGGTGGAGATACCTTTATTCCGTACCGAGGAAGGACGATACTTGGCCACAT CGCTGGGAGATCCGCTCATCAAAGGACTAACGGAGGTAGCAAACAAACGGCCGCCCGATCCAATCACCTATCTAGCAAACTATTTGTTCAACTTTGCCAATCAGAAATCCAAAACGGGAGGACGCAAGGAATCGGATAACGATTCCAACAATAACTTCATCGAAGGTTCCGTCAAGCAAGCGCCGGGAAAGGAGGTGGAAAGCTCGAGCAAGCAAACGATTCAACCGGAACCCATTCAAGGGTCAGTGGGCCCCCCACAACCGATGGAACCGAACGTTCGGGAAGATAGCCAACCGTCACCCGACGAGCCGGATATGGTACCGGCACCATCAGATGATCGG GATGAGCATGGTCAGAGCATGTTACACTTTGCCTGTGCACGATCACATGGCAGGAACGCTCTCATTCAATTGATTGAAGAATCGGGCACCAACATAACATACCGTGATGAGCTGTATCGTACGGCCAGAGATGTTGCACTGCAAGCGACACAGCCTGATAATGCCAAGGAAATAGATCGCTACATAATCGGGCTGGTAGCAAAAG GTGATCTTGATGCGCTGAACAGTATGCTGCTGGAAGGATATGATCACATCATGGATGTTGTAGCTCCGGATGGGACCACCATCGAACAGGTTGCTAGTTCACGTGGGCATCAGGACATTGTTCGATTTTTGGAAGGAATACGTACATTTGAG GAAAATCGTGAAAATTTACTCGGTGCCGTACGGCAgaaaaaatttgaaaccgTCGTCAATCTCACAAAATTGCCAGACGGTGCCAAACTTGTTCGTGCAAAGAACTATTATG GCCGCTGCTCGTTACACATAGCCATACTAATGGAAAATGAAGACATCGTCGACTATTTGGCGAGTAATTTCAAGGCAGCGCTCAAGATTGGGGACAAT CTGGAACGCACTCCATTGCACTACGCAATGGGGGTAAGCAACGTGGAAGCATTAAGTcgcattttgataaaaaatggtTCCAAACGTGTACTGAAAGATTTGAAAGGACGGCAACCGAGCTACTATTTCATGAACAAGGCAGACATTTTACGTTTGCAGGAAGAGGAAAAGGAATGA